The Vitis vinifera cultivar Pinot Noir 40024 chromosome 12, ASM3070453v1 genome has a segment encoding these proteins:
- the LOC100244934 gene encoding putative disease resistance RPP13-like protein 1: MAEALVGGAVLSASLQVLFDKMASWEVLDFFRGRKLNDALLMKMKIVLLTVHAVINDAEEKQITNPAVKEWLDELKDAVYDAEDLLDEMATEVLKSQMEAESKIPINQVWNLISASFNPFNKKIESRVKEIIERLQVFANQKDVLGLKSGGEIKTQQRRHTTSLVDEDGIYGREDDKEKILELLLSDDASHRDLNVITIVGMGGVGKTTLAQLLYNNRKVAGYFDLKAWVWVSQEFDVFKITKTILESFTCKTCGLDDPTLLQVELREILMRKKFLLVLDDIWNEDYCSWDLLRGALRYGASGSKIIATMRSKKVSSIMHPIHTHHLELLSYEDSWLLFAKHAFSNEDTCAHPTLKAIGEKIVEKCNGLPLAAKTIGGLLKSETDTKDWNQVLNSEIWDFPNNGILPALRLSYHYLPAHLKPCFAYCSLFHKNYEFDKETLVRLWIAEGFVQQPKAEERIEVVGNGYFTDLLSRSLFQQSGGNESRFIMHELINGLAKFVSGEFSFSLEDENQQKISRKTRHMSYFRGKYDASRKFRLLYETKRLRTFLPLNLPPHNDRCYLSTQIIFDLVPMLRCLRVLSLSHYKITELSDSIGNLRKLAYLDLSYTGLRNLPDSTCNLYNLQTLLLSNCCSLSELPANMGKLINLRHLDISQTNVKEMPTQIGRLGSLQTLSTFVVGKHSGARIKELGVLRNLWRKLSILSLQNVVLTMDAHEANLEGKEHLDALALEWSDDTDDSQNERVVLENLKPHSKLKELSIKFYGGTRFPDWLGDPSFSNLLALCLSDCKYCLSLPPLGQLPSLEKLYIVGANSVKKVGLEFYGHGSSSCKPFGSLKTLVFEKMMEWEEWFISASDGKEFPSLQELYIVRCPKLIGRLPSHLPCLTRLEITECEKLVASLPVVPAIRYMWLSKCDEMVIDQRSDDAELTLQSSFMHMPTHSSFTCPSDGDPVGLKHLSDLETLCISSLSHVKVFPPRLHKLQIEGLGAPESLPEGMMCRNTCLVHLTISNCPSLVSFPMGCGGLLTTLKVLYIHNCRKLELPLSEEMIQPQYSSLETLKIERSCDSLRCFPLGFFTKLIHLHIEKCRHLEFLSVLEGLHHGGLTALEAFYILKCPEFRSFPRGGLPTPNLRWFGVYYCKKLKSLPNQMHTLLTSLQSFEIFDCPQLLSFPEGGLPSSLSELSIWSCNKLMTCRTEWGLQRLASLKHFSISEGCEGDWGVESFLEELQLPSTLTSLRIYNFGNLKSIDKGLRHLTSLKKLKLFNCPELRSLPEVEALPPSLSFLNIQECPLINLAKIAQVPFVKIDDQLIG, from the coding sequence ATGGCCGAGGCCCTTGTGGGAGGAGCAGTTCTGTCAGCTTCCCTCCAAGTTTTGTTTGATAAGATGGCTTCTTGGGAGGTCCTAGATTTTTTCCGGGGACGGAAACTCAATGATGCCCTCCTAATGAAGATGAAGATAGTCTTGCTGACAGTCCATGCCGTGATCAATGATGCGGAGGAGAAGCAAATTACAAATCCAGCAGTCAAAGAGTGGCTCGATGAACTTAAGGATGCTGTATATGATGCGGAGGACCTGCTGGATGAGATGGCCACTGAAGTTTTGAAATCCCAGATGGAAGCGGAATCTAAAATACCTATAAACCAGGTATGGAATTTGATCTCAGCTTCTTTCAATCCTTTTAACAAGAAGATAGAGTCCAGGGTGAAGGAAATCATTGAAAGACTACAAGTTTTTGCAAACCAAAAAGATGTCCTCGGCCTGAAAAGCGGTGGGGAGATCAAAACTCAGCAAAGGCGGCATACAACTTCATTAGTAGATGAAGATGGTATATATGGTAGGGAAGATGATAAAGAGAAGATACTAGAGCTGCTTCTGTCTGATGATGCAAGCCACCGTGATTTAAATGTGATTACCATAGTTGGCATGGGAGGGGTTGGCAAGACAACCCTTGCTCAGCTTCTATACAATAATAGAAAAGTGGCTGGATATTTTGATCTGAAAGCATGGGTTTGGGTTTCCCAAGAATTTGATGTTTTCAAGATAACCAAAACAATTCTCGAGTCATTCACTTGTAAGACTTGCGGGCTTGATGATCCAACTTTACTTCAAGTTGAATTGAGAGAGATCCTGATGAGAAAGAAATTTCTACTTGTCTTGGATGATATTTGGAATGAGGACTATTGTAGCTGGGATTTGCTACGAGGGGCTCTCAGATATGGGGCAAGTGGAAGTAAAATCATTGCAACAATGCGCAGTAAGAAAGTTTCATCAATCATGCACCCAATTCATACTCACCATCTAGAGCTGTTATCATATGAAGATTCTTGGCTGCTATTTGCAAAACATGCATTTTCAAATGAAGACACCTGTGCACATCCGACTCTTAAAGCAATTGGagagaaaattgttgaaaagtGCAATGGTTTGCCTTTAGCTGCAAAAACAATTGGGGGTCTCTTGAAATCTGAAACAGACACCAAGGACTGGAATCAAGTCTTGAATAGTGAGATATGGGATTTTCCAAACAATGGCATTCTTCCAGCTTTAAGACTTAGCTATCATTATCTTCCTGCGCATCTAAAGCCCTGTTTTGCCTATTGCTCCCTTTTCCACAAGAATTATGAATTTGACAAGGAGACATTGGTTCGATTATGGATTGCAGAAGGTTTCGTGCAGCAGCCAAAAGCAGAGGAAAGAATTGAAGTGGTAGGGAATGGGTACTTTACTGATCTGCTTTCAAGGTCATTGTTTCAACAGTCGGGTGGCAATGAATCACGCTTTATAATGCACGAACTCATTAATGGTTTAGCTAAATTTGTGTCCGGAGAATTTTCTTTCTCATTAGAGGATGAAAACCAACAAAAAATCTCCCGGAAGACTCGTCACATGTCATATTTTAGAGGAAAATATGATGCCTCTAGGAAGTTTAGGCTCCTCTATGAAACTAAGCGTTTGAGGACCTTTCTTCCACTTAACCTGCCACCACATAATGATCGTTGCTACTTAAGTACTCAGATAATATTTGATCTGGTGCCAATGCTAAGATGCTTACGAGTACTGTCTCTGTCTCATTATAAGATCACGGAGTTGTCAGATTCAATTGGCAATTTGAGAAAACTGGCCTACTTGGACCTGTCATATACCGGACTTCGAAATTTACCAGATTCAACATGCAATCTGTACAACTTACAAACATTGTTGTTGTCAAATTGTTGTTCTCTTTCTGAGTTGCCTGCAAACATGGGGAAATTAATCAACCTGCGCCACCTTGATATTAGTCAAACAAACGTTAAAGAGATGCCAACACAAATAGGTAGATTAGGGAGTCTTCAGACCTTGTCTACTTTTGTTGTTGGAAAACATAGTGGAGCCAGGATTAAAGAGTTGGGGGTTCTTCGAAACCTTTGGCGGAAACTTTCCATTTTAAGTCTTCAAAACGTGGTGCTTACTATGGATGCCCATGAGGCGAATTTGGAGGGGAAAGAACATCTCGATGCATTGGCTTTGGAATGGAGTGATGACACCGATGATTCACAAAATGAAAGGGTTGTACTTGAGAATCTAAAGCCTCATTCAAAACTGAAAGAACTCAGCATCAAATTTTACGGAGGTACAAGATTTCCAGATTGGTTGGGGGACCCTTCGTTCTCAAATCTTCTGGCGCTATGCCTTTCTGATTGTAAATATTGCTTGTCTTTGCCTCCCCTTGGGCAGCTTCCCTCTCTTGAAAAGCTCTATATTGTTGGTGCCAATTCAGTTAAGAAGGTGGGTCTTGAGTTCTATGGACATGGTTCTTCCTCATGTAAGCCATTTGGATCCTTGAAGACTCTAGTGTTTGAGAAAATGATGGAGTGGGAGGAATGGTTTATTTCTGCAAGTGATGGCAAAGAGTTCCCTAGTCTCCAGGAGCTTTATATAGTGAGGTGCCCTAAATTGATAGGGCGCTTACCCAGCCACCTTCCCTGTTTAACAAGGTTAGAAATCACTGAATGCGAGAAACTTGTGGCTTCACTTCCAGTGGTTCCAGCTATACGGTATATGTGGTTAAGTAAATGTGATGAGATGGTAATAGACCAAAGAAGTGATGATGCTGAACTCACCTTACAATCCTCCTTCATGCATATGCCTACACATTCAAGCTTTACATGCCCATCTGATGGTGACCCAGTTGGATTGAAACACCTCTCTGACCTTGAAACATTGTGTATCTCCAGTCTTTCACATGTCAAAGTATTTCCACCAAGGCTACACAAACTCCAAATTGAAGGACTAGGTGCTCCCGAGTCCTTGCCTGAGGGAATGATGTGCAGAAACACATGTCTTGTACATTTGACCATCTCCAATTGTCCATCTCTTGTGTCCTTTCCTATGGGTTGTGGGGGCCTACTCACTACATTGAAAGTTCTATATATCCATAATTGTAGAAAATTGGAGCTCCCCCTATCTGAGGAGATGATACAACCACAGTACTCATCTCTTGAAACTCTGAAGATAGAGAGGAGCTGTGATTCTCTCAGGTGCTTTCCATTGGGCTTCTTCACCAAGCTTATTCATCTTCATATTGAAAAATGTAGGCATCTGGAGTTCCTTTCAGTTCTAGAGGGACTTCACCATGGGGGTCTCACAGCACTTGAGGCATTCTACATCCTCAAATGCCCTGAGTTCAGATCTTTTCCTCGAGGAGGATTGCCTACTCCCAACCTTAGATGGTTTGGAGTCTACTACTGCAAGAAGCTCAAGTCCCTGCCCAATCAAATGCATACTCTCCTTACATCTCTTCAAagctttgaaatatttgattgtCCACAGCTTTTATCATTCCCTGAAGGAGGTTTACCCTCAAGCCTATCCGAACTTTCAATCTGGAGTTGCAACAAACTAATGACCTGTAGAACAGAATGGGGCTTGCAAAGACTTGCCTCTCTTAAGCATTTCAGTATCAGCGAAGGATGTGAAGGAGACTGGGGAGTGGAGTCATTTTTGGAGGAATTGCAGCTACCCTCCACTCTCACTTCCCTGCGCATCTACAATTTCGGCAACCTTAAATCCATTGATAAGGGTTTACGACACCTCACTTCTCTTAAAAAATTGAAGCTTTTTAACTGTCCCGAGCTCCGCTCCTTGCCAGAAGTGGAGGCGCTGCCACCCTCCCTTTCTTTTCTGAACATCCAGGAATGTCCTCTGATAAATCTGGCCAAGATTGCTCAGGTCCCATTTGTCAAGATAGATGACCAGCTGATTGGTTGA